One Chaetodon trifascialis isolate fChaTrf1 chromosome 13, fChaTrf1.hap1, whole genome shotgun sequence DNA segment encodes these proteins:
- the LOC139341011 gene encoding serine/threonine-protein kinase ICK-like isoform X2 — protein sequence MNRYTTIRQLGDGTYGSVILGRSLESGELVAIKKMKRKFYSWEECMNLREVKSLKKLNHANVIKLKEVIRENDHLYFIFEYMKENLYQLMKDRTRLFPESAVRNIMFQILQGLAFIHKHGFFHRDMKPENLLCMGPELVKIADFGLAREIRSRPPYTDYVSTRWYRAPEVLLRSTSYSSPIDQWAVGCIMAELYTLRPLFPGSSEVDTIFKICQVLGTPKKNDWPEGYQLASAMNFRWPQCVPSSLKTLIPNASPEAIHLMTDLLQWDPKKRPASAQALRYSYFHVGQALGTPQQILEQGRPQPGLVPLQAPLQSQQTLQQQPLLLKPVPPSQPPPPNQHCSPSRPLQQIQPSPVPAAAQAAVYQRHSELVREQQPKHILKQEQPEGTPQSHLPYIVDKTLQSKQTRQETENANRLSYQLKPKGGRRRWGHGTGHLKGEDWDDYEETDLTSISILGKSNFSAEKSRQGEDVLSRFGSVLDFSRPKAKEDAPLNLNKTTAYQEPSRTASAKQHYLRQSRYLPGISTKKNVAINASKDYTGSHLWGNSSIPFGGTLPSRGAHGGYMPSFYKKDLVSAGHRGHHGPSVESTASNYATWQSGRSPMNTSASMMSANKSTPGLMPRPPIQTIHGRTDWSAKYGHR from the exons ATGAATAGATACACCACCATCAGACAGCTCGGGGATGGCACCTACGGCTCAGTTATCCTCGGCCGCAGTCTGGAGTCAGGGGAGCTGGTCGCCATAAAGAA aatgaaaagaaaattctACTCCTGGGAAGAATGCATGAACCTCCGTGAAGTCAAG tccttAAAGAAACTCAACCATGCTAACGTGATCAAACTTAAAGAGGTCATTCGAGAAAATGATCACTTGTACTTTATATTTGAGTACATGAAGGAAAATTTATATCAGCTGATGAAAGACAG GACTCGGTTGTTTCCTGAGTCAGCTGTCAGAAATATCATGTTTCAGATACTACAGGGGCTCGCATTCATTCATAAACATG GGTTTTTTCACAGGGACATGAAACCAGAGAATCTTCTGTGCATGGGCCCAGAGCTGGTGAAAATAGCTGACTTTGGACTTGCCCGAGAAATCAGATCTCGACCACCGTACACAGACTATGTCTCCACAAGATG GTACAGAGCCCCAGAGGTGCTCCTCAGATCCACATCCTACAGTTCACCCATAGACCAATGGGCTGTTGGCTGCATCATGGCAGAGCTTTACACCCTCAGGCCTCTTTTCCCTGGCTCCAGTGAAGTAGACACCATATTCAAGATTTGCCAAGTCTTGGGTACCCCAAAGAAG AACGATTGGCCGGAGGGATACCAGCTGGCAAGTGCCATGAATTTCCGCTGGCCTCAGTGTGTCCCCAGTAGTCTGAAGACACTAATCCCGAATGCCAGTCCTGAAGCCATCCATCTGATGACAGACCTGCTCCAGTGGGATCCCAAGAAGAGACCAGCTTCAGCCCAG GCTCTCAGGTACTCTTACTTCCATGTGGGCCAGGCTTTGGGCACTCCTCAGCAGATCCTGGAGCAGGGCAGACCTCAGCCAGGCCTTGTGCCGCTGCAAGCTCCTTTACAGTCACAACAGACGCTGCAGCAGCAACCCCTGCTGCTTAAGCCTGTGCCCCCCTCCCAGCCTCCCCCTCCAAACCAACACTGCTCCCCCTCCAGGCCCCTGCAGCAGATCCAGCCCTCCCCTGTGCCCGCAGCTGCCCAGGCGGCAGTGTACCAACGGCACTCGGAGCTGGTGCGAGAGCAGCAACCGAAGCACATCCTGAAGCAGGAGCAGCCCGAAGGAACGCCACAGAGCCACCTTCCTTACATTGTTGACAAGACTCTCCAGAGCAAG CAAACCcgacaggagacagaaaacgCAAACCGACTGAGCTATCAGTTGAAGCCGAAAGGCGGGCGGCGGCGCTGGGGTCACGGCACAGGACATCTTAAGGGTGAAGACTGGGACGACTACGAAGAAACTGATCTGACGTCTATAAGTATTCTCGGGAAAAGTAACTTCTCCGCTGAGAAGTCGAGGCAGGGGGAGGATGTGCTGAGCAG ATTTGGAAGTGTTCTGGATTTCAGTCGCCCCAAAGCAAAGGAAGACGCACCTTTAAACCTGAACAAGACAACAGCCTACCAAGAGCCATCAAGAACTGCTTCTGCTAAACAGCATTATTTGAGACAGTCGAGATATTTACCTG GCATTAGCACAAAGAAGAACGTGGCGATAAATGCCAGTAAAGACTACACTGGAAGCCACCTCTGGGGCAACAGTAGTATCCCGTTTGGAGGGACCCTGCCGAGCAGAGGCGCTCATG GTGGATACATGCCGTCGTTTTACAAGAAAGACCTTGTTTCTGCCGGTCACAGAGGGCATCATGGACCTTCAGTGGAATCAACAGCATCAA ATTATGCAACGTGGCAGTCTGGCCGGAGTCCGATGAACACCTCTGCCAGTATGATGTCTGCCAACAAGAGCACGCCTGGGCTGATGCCTCGCCCGCCGATACAGACCATCCACGGGCGAACAGACTGGTCTGCCAAATACGGACACCGCTAG
- the LOC139341011 gene encoding serine/threonine-protein kinase ICK-like isoform X1 — translation MNRYTTIRQLGDGTYGSVILGRSLESGELVAIKKMKRKFYSWEECMNLREVKSLKKLNHANVIKLKEVIRENDHLYFIFEYMKENLYQLMKDRTRLFPESAVRNIMFQILQGLAFIHKHGFFHRDMKPENLLCMGPELVKIADFGLAREIRSRPPYTDYVSTRWYRAPEVLLRSTSYSSPIDQWAVGCIMAELYTLRPLFPGSSEVDTIFKICQVLGTPKKNDWPEGYQLASAMNFRWPQCVPSSLKTLIPNASPEAIHLMTDLLQWDPKKRPASAQALRYSYFHVGQALGTPQQILEQGRPQPGLVPLQAPLQSQQTLQQQPLLLKPVPPSQPPPPNQHCSPSRPLQQIQPSPVPAAAQAAVYQRHSELVREQQPKHILKQEQPEGTPQSHLPYIVDKTLQSKQTRQETENANRLSYQLKPKGGRRRWGHGTGHLKGEDWDDYEETDLTSISILGKSNFSAEKSRQGEDVLSRFGSVLDFSRPKAKEDAPLNLNKTTAYQEPSRTASAKQHYLRQSRYLPGISTKKNVAINASKDYTGSHLWGNSSIPFGGTLPSRGAHGTNTIPGGYMPSFYKKDLVSAGHRGHHGPSVESTASNYATWQSGRSPMNTSASMMSANKSTPGLMPRPPIQTIHGRTDWSAKYGHR, via the exons ATGAATAGATACACCACCATCAGACAGCTCGGGGATGGCACCTACGGCTCAGTTATCCTCGGCCGCAGTCTGGAGTCAGGGGAGCTGGTCGCCATAAAGAA aatgaaaagaaaattctACTCCTGGGAAGAATGCATGAACCTCCGTGAAGTCAAG tccttAAAGAAACTCAACCATGCTAACGTGATCAAACTTAAAGAGGTCATTCGAGAAAATGATCACTTGTACTTTATATTTGAGTACATGAAGGAAAATTTATATCAGCTGATGAAAGACAG GACTCGGTTGTTTCCTGAGTCAGCTGTCAGAAATATCATGTTTCAGATACTACAGGGGCTCGCATTCATTCATAAACATG GGTTTTTTCACAGGGACATGAAACCAGAGAATCTTCTGTGCATGGGCCCAGAGCTGGTGAAAATAGCTGACTTTGGACTTGCCCGAGAAATCAGATCTCGACCACCGTACACAGACTATGTCTCCACAAGATG GTACAGAGCCCCAGAGGTGCTCCTCAGATCCACATCCTACAGTTCACCCATAGACCAATGGGCTGTTGGCTGCATCATGGCAGAGCTTTACACCCTCAGGCCTCTTTTCCCTGGCTCCAGTGAAGTAGACACCATATTCAAGATTTGCCAAGTCTTGGGTACCCCAAAGAAG AACGATTGGCCGGAGGGATACCAGCTGGCAAGTGCCATGAATTTCCGCTGGCCTCAGTGTGTCCCCAGTAGTCTGAAGACACTAATCCCGAATGCCAGTCCTGAAGCCATCCATCTGATGACAGACCTGCTCCAGTGGGATCCCAAGAAGAGACCAGCTTCAGCCCAG GCTCTCAGGTACTCTTACTTCCATGTGGGCCAGGCTTTGGGCACTCCTCAGCAGATCCTGGAGCAGGGCAGACCTCAGCCAGGCCTTGTGCCGCTGCAAGCTCCTTTACAGTCACAACAGACGCTGCAGCAGCAACCCCTGCTGCTTAAGCCTGTGCCCCCCTCCCAGCCTCCCCCTCCAAACCAACACTGCTCCCCCTCCAGGCCCCTGCAGCAGATCCAGCCCTCCCCTGTGCCCGCAGCTGCCCAGGCGGCAGTGTACCAACGGCACTCGGAGCTGGTGCGAGAGCAGCAACCGAAGCACATCCTGAAGCAGGAGCAGCCCGAAGGAACGCCACAGAGCCACCTTCCTTACATTGTTGACAAGACTCTCCAGAGCAAG CAAACCcgacaggagacagaaaacgCAAACCGACTGAGCTATCAGTTGAAGCCGAAAGGCGGGCGGCGGCGCTGGGGTCACGGCACAGGACATCTTAAGGGTGAAGACTGGGACGACTACGAAGAAACTGATCTGACGTCTATAAGTATTCTCGGGAAAAGTAACTTCTCCGCTGAGAAGTCGAGGCAGGGGGAGGATGTGCTGAGCAG ATTTGGAAGTGTTCTGGATTTCAGTCGCCCCAAAGCAAAGGAAGACGCACCTTTAAACCTGAACAAGACAACAGCCTACCAAGAGCCATCAAGAACTGCTTCTGCTAAACAGCATTATTTGAGACAGTCGAGATATTTACCTG GCATTAGCACAAAGAAGAACGTGGCGATAAATGCCAGTAAAGACTACACTGGAAGCCACCTCTGGGGCAACAGTAGTATCCCGTTTGGAGGGACCCTGCCGAGCAGAGGCGCTCATG GTACAAACACAATCCCAGGTGGATACATGCCGTCGTTTTACAAGAAAGACCTTGTTTCTGCCGGTCACAGAGGGCATCATGGACCTTCAGTGGAATCAACAGCATCAA ATTATGCAACGTGGCAGTCTGGCCGGAGTCCGATGAACACCTCTGCCAGTATGATGTCTGCCAACAAGAGCACGCCTGGGCTGATGCCTCGCCCGCCGATACAGACCATCCACGGGCGAACAGACTGGTCTGCCAAATACGGACACCGCTAG
- the LOC139341011 gene encoding serine/threonine-protein kinase ICK-like isoform X3, whose amino-acid sequence MKENLYQLMKDRTRLFPESAVRNIMFQILQGLAFIHKHGFFHRDMKPENLLCMGPELVKIADFGLAREIRSRPPYTDYVSTRWYRAPEVLLRSTSYSSPIDQWAVGCIMAELYTLRPLFPGSSEVDTIFKICQVLGTPKKNDWPEGYQLASAMNFRWPQCVPSSLKTLIPNASPEAIHLMTDLLQWDPKKRPASAQALRYSYFHVGQALGTPQQILEQGRPQPGLVPLQAPLQSQQTLQQQPLLLKPVPPSQPPPPNQHCSPSRPLQQIQPSPVPAAAQAAVYQRHSELVREQQPKHILKQEQPEGTPQSHLPYIVDKTLQSKQTRQETENANRLSYQLKPKGGRRRWGHGTGHLKGEDWDDYEETDLTSISILGKSNFSAEKSRQGEDVLSRFGSVLDFSRPKAKEDAPLNLNKTTAYQEPSRTASAKQHYLRQSRYLPGISTKKNVAINASKDYTGSHLWGNSSIPFGGTLPSRGAHGTNTIPGGYMPSFYKKDLVSAGHRGHHGPSVESTASNYATWQSGRSPMNTSASMMSANKSTPGLMPRPPIQTIHGRTDWSAKYGHR is encoded by the exons ATGAAGGAAAATTTATATCAGCTGATGAAAGACAG GACTCGGTTGTTTCCTGAGTCAGCTGTCAGAAATATCATGTTTCAGATACTACAGGGGCTCGCATTCATTCATAAACATG GGTTTTTTCACAGGGACATGAAACCAGAGAATCTTCTGTGCATGGGCCCAGAGCTGGTGAAAATAGCTGACTTTGGACTTGCCCGAGAAATCAGATCTCGACCACCGTACACAGACTATGTCTCCACAAGATG GTACAGAGCCCCAGAGGTGCTCCTCAGATCCACATCCTACAGTTCACCCATAGACCAATGGGCTGTTGGCTGCATCATGGCAGAGCTTTACACCCTCAGGCCTCTTTTCCCTGGCTCCAGTGAAGTAGACACCATATTCAAGATTTGCCAAGTCTTGGGTACCCCAAAGAAG AACGATTGGCCGGAGGGATACCAGCTGGCAAGTGCCATGAATTTCCGCTGGCCTCAGTGTGTCCCCAGTAGTCTGAAGACACTAATCCCGAATGCCAGTCCTGAAGCCATCCATCTGATGACAGACCTGCTCCAGTGGGATCCCAAGAAGAGACCAGCTTCAGCCCAG GCTCTCAGGTACTCTTACTTCCATGTGGGCCAGGCTTTGGGCACTCCTCAGCAGATCCTGGAGCAGGGCAGACCTCAGCCAGGCCTTGTGCCGCTGCAAGCTCCTTTACAGTCACAACAGACGCTGCAGCAGCAACCCCTGCTGCTTAAGCCTGTGCCCCCCTCCCAGCCTCCCCCTCCAAACCAACACTGCTCCCCCTCCAGGCCCCTGCAGCAGATCCAGCCCTCCCCTGTGCCCGCAGCTGCCCAGGCGGCAGTGTACCAACGGCACTCGGAGCTGGTGCGAGAGCAGCAACCGAAGCACATCCTGAAGCAGGAGCAGCCCGAAGGAACGCCACAGAGCCACCTTCCTTACATTGTTGACAAGACTCTCCAGAGCAAG CAAACCcgacaggagacagaaaacgCAAACCGACTGAGCTATCAGTTGAAGCCGAAAGGCGGGCGGCGGCGCTGGGGTCACGGCACAGGACATCTTAAGGGTGAAGACTGGGACGACTACGAAGAAACTGATCTGACGTCTATAAGTATTCTCGGGAAAAGTAACTTCTCCGCTGAGAAGTCGAGGCAGGGGGAGGATGTGCTGAGCAG ATTTGGAAGTGTTCTGGATTTCAGTCGCCCCAAAGCAAAGGAAGACGCACCTTTAAACCTGAACAAGACAACAGCCTACCAAGAGCCATCAAGAACTGCTTCTGCTAAACAGCATTATTTGAGACAGTCGAGATATTTACCTG GCATTAGCACAAAGAAGAACGTGGCGATAAATGCCAGTAAAGACTACACTGGAAGCCACCTCTGGGGCAACAGTAGTATCCCGTTTGGAGGGACCCTGCCGAGCAGAGGCGCTCATG GTACAAACACAATCCCAGGTGGATACATGCCGTCGTTTTACAAGAAAGACCTTGTTTCTGCCGGTCACAGAGGGCATCATGGACCTTCAGTGGAATCAACAGCATCAA ATTATGCAACGTGGCAGTCTGGCCGGAGTCCGATGAACACCTCTGCCAGTATGATGTCTGCCAACAAGAGCACGCCTGGGCTGATGCCTCGCCCGCCGATACAGACCATCCACGGGCGAACAGACTGGTCTGCCAAATACGGACACCGCTAG
- the LOC139341111 gene encoding glutathione S-transferase A4-like — protein MANVVLHYFNGRGKMESIRWLLTVAEVEFDEVHLRTREQYEKLLSDGDLMFQQVPMVEIDGMKLIQTKAILNYIAEKYNLHGKDLKDKVMINMYSEGLMDLMEMIMMLPFTADRKAKLDTIESKAKERYLPVFEKALTGPVYLVGGRLSCADVQLLECTLMLEELFPGILADFSNVKSFQGRMIQIPAINRFLQPGSKRRPQPDENYVKTVMEVFQVKLPLP, from the exons ATGGCTAATGTTGTGCTGCACTACTTCAACGGGAGAGGGAAAATGGAGTCCATCCGCTGGCTTCTGACAGTTGCAGAAGTTGAA TTTGATGAGGTGCATCTGAGAACTCGTGAGCAGTATGAAAAACTCCTAAGTG ATGGAGACCTCATGTTTCAACAAGTTCCCATGGTGGAAATCGACGGCATGAAGCTCATTCAGACAAAGGCGATCCTGAATTACATCGCAGAGAAGTACAACCTCCATGGAAAAGATCTCAAAGACAAAGTCAT GATCAACATGTACTCTGAGGGATTGATGGATCTCATGGAAATGATCATGATGTTGCCCTTCACCGCAGATCGAAAAGCAAAACTGGATACCATTGAAAGTAAAGCGAAAGAGCGTTACCTTCCAGTGTTTGAGAAG GCGCTGACTGGACCCGTATACCTGGTGGGAGGTAGACTCAGCTGTGCAGATGTGCAGCTGCTTGAATGCACCCTGATGCTGGAGGAGTTATTCCCCGGAATCCTCGCCGACTTCTCCAACGTCAAG TCTTTCCAGGGCAGGATGATCCAGATTCCCGCCATCAATCGGTTCCTGCAACCAGGCAGCAAGAGGAGGCCGCAGCCAGATGAAAACTATGTGAAGACCGTCATGGAGGTGTTCCAAGTAAAATTACCATTGCCATGA
- the tmem14a gene encoding transmembrane protein 14A encodes MAVDWIGFGYAAAITFGGYMGYKRKASVMSLMAGLVFGGLSAYGAYKISNDSKDIKISLLASGLLSIVMGMRYKKSGKLLPAGIISGLSLLMVFRLLLLFMV; translated from the exons ATGGCCGTGGACTGGATTGGATTCGGCTATGCTGCAGCCATCACCTTTGGAGGTTATATGGGATACAAGAGAAAAG CCAGTGTGATGTCTTTGATGGCTGGTTTAGTTTTTGGTGGATTGTCTGCTTATGGTGCGTACAAGATCTCTAATGACTCAAAGGACATCAAGATCTCATTGT TGGCCTCTGGACTCCTCTCCATTGTGATGGGAATGAGATACAAGAAATCTGGAAAACTGCTCCCTGCTGGAATCATTTCAGGCTTGAG TTTGTTGATGGTGTTTCGGCTGTTGCTACTCTTTATGGTGTGA